A single window of Syntrophorhabdus sp. DNA harbors:
- a CDS encoding DUF169 domain-containing protein, which translates to MNMQFKERFLKLWEKYFPGASLPVVFFYSDDEAGAAIVKGPKSLEEHRCILADITRAARGRSLAFNVDSIGCGGGRKYLGFSEVLRPN; encoded by the coding sequence ATGAACATGCAATTCAAGGAACGATTCCTGAAGCTTTGGGAGAAGTACTTCCCCGGTGCTTCTCTGCCCGTGGTCTTCTTTTACAGTGATGACGAGGCCGGCGCCGCCATCGTGAAAGGGCCGAAGAGCCTGGAGGAGCATCGCTGCATCCTCGCCGACATCACACGGGCGGCACGAGGCCGTTCTCTCGCTTTCAACGTCGACTCCATCGGCTGCGGCGGCGGCAGAAAGTACCTCGGCTTCAGCGAGGTCCTCCGCCCCAAT